Proteins from a genomic interval of Zingiber officinale cultivar Zhangliang chromosome 2A, Zo_v1.1, whole genome shotgun sequence:
- the LOC122044039 gene encoding RING-H2 finger protein ATL16-like → MAKPPPAEAPPTPSSPPPPILAVAIFGILTTVILLLSYYLFVTKCRTGRRRSPPADQPHGLDPSLIRSIPVVSFTAAADDDEQSSQCAVCLNEFQNMERLKRLPGCSHTFHIDCIDTWLQFNPNCPLCRSDVAAAAAAAMPAQVISVVEETRSAGVADATAEITGQTSTNDCKTRSMGDECIDIREKDEEFCVQHVRRSFSVDSSSDRQHDLSLLL, encoded by the coding sequence ATGGCAAAACCACCACCAGCAGAAGCTCCACCCACTCCTTCCTCTCCCCCTCCCCCCATCTTGGCTGTCGCTATCTTCGGCATCCTCACCACCGTCATCCTACTCCTCTCCTACTACCTCTTCGTCACCAAGTGCCGCACCGGCCGCCGCCGCTCTCCCCCGGCCGACCAGCCTCACGGACTAGACCCTTCCCTCATCCGCTCCATCCCCGTCGTCAGCTTCACCGCCGCTGCCGACGACGACGAACAGAGCAGCCAGTGTGCGGTCTGCTTGAATGAGTTCCAAAACATGGAGCGCCTCAAGCGGCTCCCCGGCTGCTCCCACACCTTCCACATCGACTGCATCGACACTTGGCTCCAGTTCAACCCCAACTGCCCCCTCTGTCGCTCCGACGTCGCCGCCGCGGCCGCCGCGGCCATGCCGGCCCAAGTCATTTCGGTCGTCGAAGAGACTCGAAGCGCAGGAGTAGCAGATGCAACCGCCGAAATCACCGGCCAAACCTCAACAAATGATTGTAAAACCAGAAGCATGGGGGACGAATGCATTGACATTAGAGAAAAGGATGAGGAGTTTTGCGTGCAGCACGTAAGGAGGTCCTTCTCAGTGGATTCCTCTAGCGATAGACAGCACGATCTCTCTCTTCTATTGTAA